In Diabrotica undecimpunctata isolate CICGRU chromosome 4, icDiaUnde3, whole genome shotgun sequence, a single genomic region encodes these proteins:
- the LOC140438761 gene encoding uncharacterized protein has product MVTGKEVKFKLDSGADISILPKYIFDSLSSKFLLNKTLTTLVAYGNFKFKPVGEVFLECQYKNSSCKLKFLIVDFNAEPILGLSDCIKFDLIKRVNAIETTLPTKKEDILIMFKTIFQGLGRMPGYCNIELSDDAKPVIQYSRKIPLSMHDKLKETLDSLEEDKVIEKVEYPTEWVNNLLIVEENLQIN; this is encoded by the coding sequence ATGGTAACTGGAAAAGaggtaaaatttaaattagattCAGGTGCTGATATCAGCATTCTACCTAAGTATATTTTTGATTCTCTATCAAGTAAGTTTCTACTTAATAAAACATTAACAACCCTAGTTGcttatggaaattttaaattcaaaccaGTAGGTGAAGTTTTTTTGGAATGTCAGTATAAAAATAGCTCCTGTAAATTAAAGTTTCTGATTGTTGATTTTAATGCTGAACCAATATTAGGCCTTAGCGATTGTATTAAATTTGACTTAATAAAAAGAGTAAATGCCATAGAAACCACCTTGCCaactaaaaaagaagatattttGATAATGTTTAAAACGATATTTCAAGGGTTAGGTAGAATGCCAGGATATTGTAATATTGAACTTTCAGATGATGCTAAGCCAGTTATTCAGTATAGTAGAAAAATTCCATTGTCAATGCATGATAAACTTAAGGAGACACTAGATAGTTTGGAGGAAGACAAAGTTATTGAGAAAGTAGAGTATCCAACTGAATGGGTAAACAATTTGTTGATAGTAGAGGAAAACCTTCAAATAAACTAA